A stretch of the Vigna radiata var. radiata cultivar VC1973A chromosome 7, Vradiata_ver6, whole genome shotgun sequence genome encodes the following:
- the LOC106767021 gene encoding probable enoyl-CoA hydratase 1, peroxisomal, with amino-acid sequence MDRQSPEKLILVNRHPNGVALITINRPGSLNSLTRPMMVDLAQAFKKLDRDESVRVIILTGSGRSFCSGVDLTAAEDVFKGDVKDPESDPVVQMELCRKPIIGAVRGFAVTAGFEIALACDILVAAKGSKFMDTHARFGIFPSWGLSQKLSRIIGVNKAREVSLTASPLTAEVAEKLGFVNHVVEEGELLKKSREIADAIVKNNQDLVLRYKAVINDGIKLDLGRALSLEKERAHDYYNGMTKEQFRKMQEFIAGRSSKKQSKL; translated from the exons ATGGATCGGCAATCACCGGAGAAACTAATACTAGTGAACCGCCACCCAAACGGCGTCGCACTGATTACGATCAATCGTCCAGGTTCTCTAAACTCGCTGACCCGGCCCATGATGGTGGACCTGGCCCAGGCGTTCAAGAAACTGGACCGGGACGAGTCGGTGCGGGTCATCATATTGACCGGGTCGGGCCGATCGTTCTGTTCGGGCGTGGATCTCACGGCAGCGGAGGACGTGTTCAAGGGCGACGTGAAGGATCCGGAGAGCGACCCCGTGGTGCAAATGGAGCTCTGCCGCAAACCGATAATCGGAGCCGTGAGAGGATTCGCCGTCACCGCTGGATTCGAAATTGCCCTCGCCTGTGACATCTTGGTCGCTGCCAAAGGATCTAAGTTCATGGACACTCACGCTAG GTTTGGGATATTTCCCTCGTGGGGTTTGTCTCAGAAGCTTTCGCGCATCATTGGGGTCAACAAAGCGCGCGAGGTATCTCTTACGGCCTCACCTTTGACCGCTGAGGTGGCTGAAAAGCTGGGTTTCGTGAATCATGTGGTTGAAGAGGGTGAATTGTTGAAGAAAAGCAGGGAAATTGCTGATGCTATTGTCAAAAACAACCAAGACTTGGTGTTGAGGTACAAGGCGGTTATCAATGATGGCATCAAACTTGATCTTGGCCGTGCACTTTCCCTTGAAAAG GAGAGGGCTCATGATTATTATAACGGAATGACGAAGGAGCAATTCAGAAAGATGCAGGAATTCATAGCTGGTCGAAGTTCCAAGAAACAGTCCAAACTGTAG
- the LOC106766526 gene encoding GDSL esterase/lipase At4g16230 produces MGALLNLLPLFIVLVLFNVSTSDYLPANFVFGDSLVDAGNNNYLVSFSKANYVPNGIDFGRPTGRFTNGRTIVDIIGQELGMDLTPPYLAPTTVGPVILKGVNYASGGGGILNFTGQIFGGRLNFDAQIDNFANTRQDIIASIGVPAALNLLNRSLFSVSIGSNDFINNYLTPSFSFSERESESPQSFVAKMISKFRLQLTRLFNLGARKVVVANVGPIGCIPSQRDSNIGAGDSCVSFPNQLAQLYNSQLKDLITELNSNLEGSAFAYADVYQILDDMLKNYVALGFVNPTSACCRVAGRYGGLVPCGPTSKVCWDRSTYVFWDPYHPTDAANVIVAENLLEGGSNYIWPRNIRGLLQT; encoded by the exons ATGGGTGCCCTTTTGAATCTGCTTCCACTTTTCATAGTCTTGGTTTTGTTTAACGTTTCAACCTCAGATTATCTCCCTGCAAATTTTGTATTCGGAGATTCCCTTGTTGACGCAGGAAACAATAACTACCTTGTTTCCTTCTCAAAGGCTAATTATGTACCCAATGGCATTGATTTTGGAAGACCAACGGGAAGGTTCACTAATGGAAGAACCATCGTCGACATCATTG GTCAGGAACTGGGTATGGATTTAACCCCACCTTATTTGGCACCCACCACAGTTGGACCAGTAATTCTGAAAGGTGTCAATTATGCTTCTGGTGGAGGTGGAATTCTCAATTTCACTGGACAAATCTTT GGTGGTCGGCTCAACTTCGATGCGCAGATAGATAATTTTGCAAATACCAGACAAGACATCATAGCCAGCATTGGTGTTCCTGCGGCTCTTAATCTATTAAATAGGTCATTGTTTTCCGTGTCGATAGGCTCAAACGATTTCATAAATAACTACCTAACACCATCATTCTCATTTTCCGAACGGGAGTCGGAGTCTCCACAATCCTTTGTCGcaaaaatgatatcaaaattcAGACTTCAGCTCACT AGGTTGTTCAATCTGGGGGCTAGAAAAGTTGTTGTGGCGAATGTGGGGCCTATAGGGTGTATACCAAGTCAGAGGGATTCAAACATCGGTGCTGGAGATAGCTGTGTTTCTTTCCCCAATCAGCTAGCACAGCTATATAATTCCCAACTAAAGGACCTTATTACAGAACTCAACTCAAATCTAGAGGGTTCAGCTTTTGCTTATGCAGATGTGTATCAAATTTTAGATGATATGCTCAAGAATTATGTAGCACTCG GTTTTGTTAATCCAACTTCAGCTTGTTGTCGCGTGGCTGGGCGCTATGGAGGTCTGGTTCCATGTGGTCCCACATCGAAAGTTTGCTGGGACAGatcaacttacgtgttttggGACCCCTATCATCCAACTGATGCTGCAAATGTTATCGTCGCTGAGAATCTCTTAGAAGGAGGTTCCAACTACATTTGGCCACGCAACATTCGCGGACTCCTTCAAACTTGA
- the LOC106766527 gene encoding glycine-rich cell wall structural protein has translation MGKLQSYVAVLAVAFVLVIGAAECRKIKENELVDGFGSGLGGGIGGGHGGGFGAGIGGGGGGAGGGFGGGKGGGAGGGFGGGHGVGGGAGGGIGGGVGGGAGGGFGGGKGGGVGGGVGGGGGAGGGIGGGAGIGGGAGGGAGGGFGGGKGGGVGGGVGGGGGTGGGVGGGAGGGAGGGVGGGAGGGVGGGAGGGAGGGVGGGAGGGAGGGVGGGAGGGIGGGAGGGAGGGVGGGAGGGAGGGVGGGAGGGIGGGAGGGAGGGVGGGAGGGVGGGAGGGAGGGLGGGVGGGAGGGAGGGFGGGHGGGIGGGAGGGAGGGAGGGFGGGHGGGVGGGIGAGGGAGGGGFGGGSGGGAGGGIGGGGAGGGFGGGAGGGGGFDSDGRGF, from the exons ATGGGAAAGTTACAAAGCTATGTTGCAGTACTTGCTGTGGCATTTGTATTAGTGATAGGAGCAGcagaatgcagaaaaataaaagaaaatgagttaGTTGACGGTTTTGGCAGTGGCTTAGGTGGAGGAATTGGAGGTGGACACGGTGGTGGATTTGGGGCAGGAATTGGTGGTGGGGGTGGTGGAGCAGGTGGCGGCTTTGGAGGTGGAAAAGGTGGTGGTGCAGGAGGAGGATTCGGAGGTGGGCACGGTGTTGGCGGAGGTGCAGGAGGAGGCATTGGAGGAGGTGTAGGTGGAGGTGCCGGTGGTGGTTTTGGAGGTGGAAAAGGTGGTGGCGTGGGAGGAGGAGTTGGTGGTGGAGGAGGGGCAGGAGGAGGCATTGGAGGAGGTGCAG GCATTGGAGGAGGTGCAGGTGGAGGTGCTGGTGGTGGTTTTGGAGGTGGAAAAGGTGGTGGCGTGGGAGGAGGAGTTGGTGGTGGAGGTGGGACAGGTGGAGGCGTTGGAGGTGGGGCAGGTGGAGGAGCTGGCGGTGGTGTAGGAGGAGGGGCAGGCGGAGGAGTTGGAGGTGGGGCAGGTGGAGGAGCTGGAGGTGGTGTAGGGGGAGGGGCAGGCGGAGGAGCTGGCGGTGGTGTAGGAGGAGGTGCAGGCGGAGGAATTGGAGGTGGTGCAGGTGGAGGAGCTGGAGGTGGTGTGGGAGGAGGGGCAGGCGGAGGAGCTGGTGGTGGTGTAGGAGGAGGAGCAGGAGGAGGAATTGGAGGTGGTGCAGGTGGAGGAGCTGGAGGTGGTGTAGGAGGAGGAGCTGGAGGTGGTGTAGGAGGTGGTGCAGGTGGAGGTGCTGGTGGTGGTTTAGGAGGAGGAGTTGGTGGAGGCGCTGGTGGCGGTGCCGGTGGAGGCTTTGGTGGTGGGCATGGTGGTGGAATAGGGGGAGGTGCCGGTGGAGGCGCTGGTGGAGGTGCCGGTGGAGGCTTTGGTGGTGGACATGGTGGCGGAGTAGGGGGAGGAATTGGTGCCGGTGGAGGCGCAGGAGGAGGAGGTTTTGGAGGGGGTTCTGGCGGAGGTGCTGGCGGTGGCATTGGAGGCGGAGGTGCTGGCGGTGGGTTTGGAGGTGGGGCTGGTGGAGGCGGTGGCTTCGATAGTGATGGTCGGGGtttttga
- the LOC106766932 gene encoding huntingtin-interacting protein K — MEGAEEGIERVVDSKDMQQQTKAFDKLTDRVEDRQLDSSRVQEAMASIAASAEADWQAMRLREKELAAVKINAADVDIIANELELDKKVAERTLREHKGDAVAAIRHLLR, encoded by the exons atggaaGGTGCAGAGGAAGGGATAGAGAGGGTAGTAGACTCGAAGGACATGCAGCAGCAGACCAAAGCTTTCGACAAGCTCACTGACCGCGTCGAGGATCGCCAACTCGATTCCTCTCGCGTTCAAGAG GCCATGGCATCAATTGCTGCATCGGCGGAAGCTGATTGGCAAGCCATGCGTTTGAG GGAGAAAGAATTAGCTGCTGTTAAGATAAATGCCGCCGATGTTGATATTATCGCTAATGAATTAGAG cTGGATAAAAAGGTTGCTGAAAGGACCTTACGCGAGCATAAAGGTGATGCTGTTGCTGCAATCCGGCACTTGCTTCGCTAG
- the LOC106768498 gene encoding serine/threonine-protein kinase STY8 isoform X1 codes for MGTPPPDELVKKIQQLEEGHAHLKQEMSKLKLSDVRHGHRQRSHSVSPQRSRLGAPPRRRTDAPAAAWKRGSCSFKQSSPLQRESRGGGDPQIHGGGGGGGGEGEGEGATPCRGPSAVNFTERQYLNILQSMGQSVHILDLNCRIIYWNRSAENLYGYTAEEALGRDGIELLVDPRDLGMANDTVNRVMMGENWTGQFPVKNKMGEKFIAVATNTPFYDDDGSLVGIICVSCDSRPFLEMKVPMSGVRNTELDLDSGGTRSRSSITNKLGIDTQQPLQVALASKISNLASKVSNKVKSRIWTGENNVDREVGSGESHHSEHSLSESVLSDQREDANSSGASTPRGDVAPSHFGVLSHGEEKSQGKSSRGSGDESEGKSIHKIIPAKAEAWIQRKTLSWPWRTKDREGSDGSEGTNVRVTGPWRQNDRENESVNQKILSSSLKQESQGGESNRPNNSEVSGSWSSFNVNSTSSASSCGSAGSCAVNNKVDVDTDCLDYEILWEDLTIGEQIGQGSCGTVYHALWYGSDVAVKVFSKQEYSDDVILSFRQEVSVMKRLRHPNILLFMGAVTSPQRLCIVTEFLPRGSLCRLLHRNTSKLDWRRRVHMALDIARGVNYLHHSNPPIIHRDLKSSNLLVDKNWTVKVGDFGLSRVKHETYLTTKTGRGTPQWMAPEVLRNEPSDEKSDVYSFGVILWEIATEKIPWDNLNSMQVIGAVGFMNQRLEIPKNVDPRWASIIESCWHTDPACRPTFPELLERLRELQKQYAIQFQATRSASKESTQKES; via the exons ATGGGAACTCCACCACCGGATGAACTCGTGAAGAAGATCCAACAGTTAGAAGAAGGACACGCGCACTTGAAGCAAGAAATGTCAAAGCTCAAACTCTCCGATGTGAGGCATGGACATCGCCAGAGGTCGCACTCCGTCTCGCCGCAGCGTTCCAGATTGGGCGCTCCGCCGAGGAGGCGGACTGATGCGCCGGCAGCTGCGTGGAAGAGAGGTTCGTGTTCCTTCAAACAATCCTCGCCGCTGCAGAGAGAGAGCCGCGGTGGCGGCGATCCTCAAATTCATGGCGGCGGCGGAGGAGgtggaggagaaggagaaggagaaggtgCTACTCCGTGCCGTGGTCCTTCCGCCGTGAATTTCACTGAACGGCAGTATCTTAATATTTTGCAGTCAATGGGACAGTCTGTTCATATATTGGATCTTAACTGTCGCATAATATACTG GAACCGTAGTGCGGAAAATCTGTATGGTTATACAGCAGAGGAAGCTTTAGGGCGGGATGGGATTGAGCTGCTTGTAGACCCTAGGGATTTGGGCATGGCCAATGATACAGTTAACCGTGTAATGATGGGAGAGAACTGGACGGGGCAATTTCCGGTCAAGAATAAGATGGGAGAGAAGTTCATAGCTGTAGCGACTAATACACCTTTCTATGATGATGATGGAAGCTTAGTTGGGATAATTTGTGTCTCTTGTGATTCACGGCCTTTTCTTGAAATGAAAGTTCCGATGTCTGGTGTTAGGAACACTGAGTTAGATTTGGACTCGGGCGGAACTCGATCTAGAAGTAGCATTACGAATAAACTTGGCATTGATACTCAGCAGCCACTTCAAGTTGCTCTTGCGTcgaaaatttcaaatttg GCATCAAAGGTGAGTAACAAAGTAAAGTCAAGGATCTGGACGGGAGAAAATAATGTGGATCGTGAAGTTGGAAGTGGTGAAAGTCATCATTCTGAGCATAGTTTGTCGGAATCTGTTCTTTCGGACCAGAGAGAAGATGCTAATTCCAGTGGAGCTAGCACCCCCAGAGGTGATGTGGCACCGTCCCATTTTGGTGTGCTTTCTCACGGCGAAGAAAAATCCCAGGGAAAATCTTCGAGAGGGTCTGGTGACGAGAGTGAAGGAAAATCTATTCACAAAATCATACCTGCTAAGGCTGAAGCCTGGATTCAAAGGAAAACATTATCATGGCCATGGAGAACAAAGGACCGAGAAGGTTCGGATGGATCAGAGGGAACCAATGTTCGAGTTACTGGGCCCTGGAGACAGAATGATCGAGAAAATGAATCAGTTAATCAGAAGATTCTGTCTTCTAGCTTGAAGCAAGAAAGCCAGGGAGGTGAAAGTAATCGCCCTAATAACAGTGAAGTTTCAGGATCCTGGTCCTCCTTTAATGTTAACAGCACAAGCAGTGCCAGCAGCTGTGGGAGTGCTGGCAGTTGTGCTGTCAATAATAAAGTGGATGTGGACACTGATTGCTTGGATTATGAAATTTTGTGGGAGGACCTGACAATTGGAGAACAAATTGGGCAAG GTTCTTGTGGAACTGTGTATCATGCTCTGTGGTATGGATCA GATGTTGCCGTTAAAGTTTTCTCAAAGCAAGAATATTCAGATGATGTGATATTGTCCTTCAGACAAGAG GTGTCTGTAATGAAAAGACTTCGACACCCaaatattcttctttttatgGGGGCCGTGACTTCACCTCAACGTCTCTGCATCGTGACAGAGTTTCTCCCACG TGGAAGCTTGTGCCGCTTGTTACACAGAAACACTTCTAAACTTGACTGGAGACGGCGAGTTCATATGGCCTTGGATATT GCGCGGGGCGTAAATTATCTTCATCATTCTAACCCACCTATCATCCACAGAGATTTGAAATCTTCAAATCTTCTAGTTGATAAGAACTGGACTGTGAAG GTTGGTGATTTTGGTCTTTCACGAGTTAAGCATGAAACATATCTCACAACTAAGACTGGCAGGGGCACG cCCCAATGGATGGCACCCGAAGTTCTTCGTAATGAACCCTCCGATGAGAA ATCTGACGTTTACAGCTTTGGAGTGATACTATGGGAAATAGCAACTGAAAAGATACCTTGGGATAATCTCAACTCAATGCAG GTGATTGGCGCTGTAGGATTCATGAATCAACGGCTAGAAATTCCAAAAAATGTCGATCCACGGTGGGCTTCTATAATTGAGAGCTGCTGGCACAC CGATCCAGCATGCCGGCCAACGTTCCCGGAACTGCTTGAAAGGCTTAGAGAGCTGCAAAAACAGTATGCCATCCAGTTCCAGGCAACACGATCCGCCAGCAAGGAAAGCACCCAAAAGGAGTCATAG
- the LOC106768498 gene encoding probable serine/threonine-protein kinase DDB_G0282963 isoform X2 — protein sequence MGTPPPDELVKKIQQLEEGHAHLKQEMSKLKLSDVRHGHRQRSHSVSPQRSRLGAPPRRRTDAPAAAWKRGSCSFKQSSPLQRESRGGGDPQIHGGGGGGGGEGEGEGATPCRGPSAVNFTERQYLNILQSMGQSVHILDLNCRIIYWNRSAENLYGYTAEEALGRDGIELLVDPRDLGMANDTVNRVMMGENWTGQFPVKNKMGEKFIAVATNTPFYDDDGSLVGIICVSCDSRPFLEMKVPMSGVRNTELDLDSGGTRSRSSITNKLGIDTQQPLQVALASKISNLASKVSNKVKSRIWTGENNVDREVGSGESHHSEHSLSESVLSDQREDANSSGASTPRGDVAPSHFGVLSHGEEKSQGKSSRGSGDESEGKSIHKIIPAKAEAWIQRKTLSWPWRTKDREGSDGSEGTNVRVTGPWRQNDRENESVNQKILSSSLKQESQGGESNRPNNSEVSGSWSSFNVNSTSSASSCGSAGSCAVNNKVDVDTDCLDYEILWEDLTIGEQIGQGSCGTVYHALWYGSDVAVKVFSKQEYSDDVILSFRQEVSVMKRLRHPNILLFMGAVTSPQRLCIVTEFLPRGSLCRLLHRNTSKLDWRRRVHMALDIARGVNYLHHSNPPIIHRDLKSSNLLVDKNWTVKVGDFGLSRVKHETYLTTKTGRGTPQWMAPEVLRNEPSDEKL from the exons ATGGGAACTCCACCACCGGATGAACTCGTGAAGAAGATCCAACAGTTAGAAGAAGGACACGCGCACTTGAAGCAAGAAATGTCAAAGCTCAAACTCTCCGATGTGAGGCATGGACATCGCCAGAGGTCGCACTCCGTCTCGCCGCAGCGTTCCAGATTGGGCGCTCCGCCGAGGAGGCGGACTGATGCGCCGGCAGCTGCGTGGAAGAGAGGTTCGTGTTCCTTCAAACAATCCTCGCCGCTGCAGAGAGAGAGCCGCGGTGGCGGCGATCCTCAAATTCATGGCGGCGGCGGAGGAGgtggaggagaaggagaaggagaaggtgCTACTCCGTGCCGTGGTCCTTCCGCCGTGAATTTCACTGAACGGCAGTATCTTAATATTTTGCAGTCAATGGGACAGTCTGTTCATATATTGGATCTTAACTGTCGCATAATATACTG GAACCGTAGTGCGGAAAATCTGTATGGTTATACAGCAGAGGAAGCTTTAGGGCGGGATGGGATTGAGCTGCTTGTAGACCCTAGGGATTTGGGCATGGCCAATGATACAGTTAACCGTGTAATGATGGGAGAGAACTGGACGGGGCAATTTCCGGTCAAGAATAAGATGGGAGAGAAGTTCATAGCTGTAGCGACTAATACACCTTTCTATGATGATGATGGAAGCTTAGTTGGGATAATTTGTGTCTCTTGTGATTCACGGCCTTTTCTTGAAATGAAAGTTCCGATGTCTGGTGTTAGGAACACTGAGTTAGATTTGGACTCGGGCGGAACTCGATCTAGAAGTAGCATTACGAATAAACTTGGCATTGATACTCAGCAGCCACTTCAAGTTGCTCTTGCGTcgaaaatttcaaatttg GCATCAAAGGTGAGTAACAAAGTAAAGTCAAGGATCTGGACGGGAGAAAATAATGTGGATCGTGAAGTTGGAAGTGGTGAAAGTCATCATTCTGAGCATAGTTTGTCGGAATCTGTTCTTTCGGACCAGAGAGAAGATGCTAATTCCAGTGGAGCTAGCACCCCCAGAGGTGATGTGGCACCGTCCCATTTTGGTGTGCTTTCTCACGGCGAAGAAAAATCCCAGGGAAAATCTTCGAGAGGGTCTGGTGACGAGAGTGAAGGAAAATCTATTCACAAAATCATACCTGCTAAGGCTGAAGCCTGGATTCAAAGGAAAACATTATCATGGCCATGGAGAACAAAGGACCGAGAAGGTTCGGATGGATCAGAGGGAACCAATGTTCGAGTTACTGGGCCCTGGAGACAGAATGATCGAGAAAATGAATCAGTTAATCAGAAGATTCTGTCTTCTAGCTTGAAGCAAGAAAGCCAGGGAGGTGAAAGTAATCGCCCTAATAACAGTGAAGTTTCAGGATCCTGGTCCTCCTTTAATGTTAACAGCACAAGCAGTGCCAGCAGCTGTGGGAGTGCTGGCAGTTGTGCTGTCAATAATAAAGTGGATGTGGACACTGATTGCTTGGATTATGAAATTTTGTGGGAGGACCTGACAATTGGAGAACAAATTGGGCAAG GTTCTTGTGGAACTGTGTATCATGCTCTGTGGTATGGATCA GATGTTGCCGTTAAAGTTTTCTCAAAGCAAGAATATTCAGATGATGTGATATTGTCCTTCAGACAAGAG GTGTCTGTAATGAAAAGACTTCGACACCCaaatattcttctttttatgGGGGCCGTGACTTCACCTCAACGTCTCTGCATCGTGACAGAGTTTCTCCCACG TGGAAGCTTGTGCCGCTTGTTACACAGAAACACTTCTAAACTTGACTGGAGACGGCGAGTTCATATGGCCTTGGATATT GCGCGGGGCGTAAATTATCTTCATCATTCTAACCCACCTATCATCCACAGAGATTTGAAATCTTCAAATCTTCTAGTTGATAAGAACTGGACTGTGAAG GTTGGTGATTTTGGTCTTTCACGAGTTAAGCATGAAACATATCTCACAACTAAGACTGGCAGGGGCACG cCCCAATGGATGGCACCCGAAGTTCTTCGTAATGAACCCTCCGATGAGAA aCTTTGA
- the LOC106768689 gene encoding ATP-citrate synthase beta chain protein 1: MAAGQLFSRTTQALFYNYKQLPIQRMLDFDFLCGRETPSVAGIINPGSEGFQKLFFGQEEIAIPVHADIEAACAAHPTADVFINFASFRSAAASSMIALKQPTIRVIAIIAEGVPESDTKQLIAYARANNKVVIGPATVGGIQAGSFKIGDTAGTIDNIIQCKLYRPGSVGFVSKSGGMSNELYNTIARVTDGIYEGIAIGGDVFPGSTLSDHVLRFNNIPQVKMIVVLGELGGRDEYSLVEALKQGKVTKPVVAWVSGTCARLFKSEVQFGHAGAKSGSDMESAQAKNQALKDAGAVVPTSYEAFEAAIKETFDKLVGEGKIAPIKEFTPPPIPEDLNIAIKSGKVRSPTHIISTISDDRGEEPCYAGVPMSTIIENGYGVGDVISLLWFKRSLPRYCTQFIEICIMLCADHGPCVSGAHNSIVTARAGKDLVSCLVSGLLTIGPRFGGAIDDAARYFKDAYDRNLTPYEFVESMKKKGIRVPGIGHRIKNRDNKDKRVELLQKFARTHFPSVKYMEYAVEVENYTLTKANNLVLNVDGAIGSLFLDLLAGSGMFTKQEVDEIVGIGYLNGLFVLARSIGLIGHTFDQKRLKQPLYRHPWEDVLYTK, encoded by the exons ATGGCCGCTGGACAACTATTCTCGCGTACTACACAAGCTTTGTTTTACAACTACAAGCAACTTCCCATCCAACGGATGCTTGACTTTGACTTTCTTTGTG GTAGAGAAACACCATCAGTTGCTGGAATTATTAATCCTGGTTCGGAGGGATTTCAAAAACTCTTTTTTGGTCAGGAGGAAATTGCAATCCCAGTTCATGCTGA TATTGAAGCAGCTTGTGCTGCACACCCTACTGCTGATGTGTTCATCAATTTTGCATCGTTTAGAAG TGCGGCTGCATCATCCATGATTGCTTTAAAGCAGCCGACAATTAGAGTTATTGCTATTATTGCTGAAGGCGTCCCTGAGTCAGACACTAAGCAATTGATAGCGTATGCTCGGGCAAACAATAAG GTTGTTATTGGTCCAGCCACTGTCGGAGGAATTCAAGCTGGTAGTTTTAAGATAGGTGACACTGCTGGAACAATTGACAACATAATTCAGTGCAAGCTCTACCGGCCTGGATCTGTTGGATTTGTTTCTAAATCT GGTGGGATGTCAAATGAATTATACAACACTATTGCCCGTGTGACTGATGGAATTTATGAAG GCATTGCCATTGGCGGAGATGTTTTCCCAGGTTCCACACTCTCTGATCATGTTTTGCGGTTTAACAACATACCACAg GTTAAAATGATAGTAGTACTTGGTGAGCTTGGTGGGCGAGATGAGTATTCTCTGGTGGAAGCCCTAAAACAAGGGAAAGTGACAAAGCCAGTTGTTGCCTGGGTTAGCGGAACCTGTGCAAGACTCTTCAAATCTGAAGTACAATTTGGTCATGCT ggAGCAAAAAGTGGCAGTGACATGGAGTCTGCTCAAGCAAAGAATCAGGCACTAAAAGACGCTGGTGCTGTTGTTCCCACTTCATATGAGGCTTTTGAAGCTGCAATAAAGGAAACATTCGACAAATTG GTTGGAGAAGGGAAGATCGCACCTATTAAAGAGTTTACTCCTCCACCAATTCCTGAGGACCTTAACATTGCAATTAAGAGTGGAAAAGTACGTTCTCCAACTCACATTATTTCCACCATCTCTGATGACAGAG GTGAGGAGCCTTGCTATGCTGGTGTACCCATGTCTACCATTATTGAAAATGGTTATGGTGTGGGGGATGTTATCTCTCTTTTGTGGTTCAAACGTAGCCTTCCCCGTTACTGCACTCAATTTATTGAG ATATGTATCATGCTGTGTGCTGACCACGGTCCTTGTGTCTCTGGTGCTCACAATTCTATAGTAACAGCAAGGGCTGGAAAAGACCTTGTTTCCTGTCTTGTATCGG GCTTGCTTACAATTGGTCCTCGATTTGGGGGTGCCATTGATGATGCTGCCCGGTATTTCAAGGATGCTTATGACAGG AATCTTACGCCTTATGAATTTGTTGAAAGTATGAAGAAGAAGGGCATCCGTGTTCCTGGAATAGGGCACAG AATCAAGAATAGGGATAACAAAGATAAGAGAGTCGAGCTGCTACAAAAGTTTGCACGCACACATTTTCCATCTGTGAAATACATGGAGTATGCTGTTGAAGTTGAAAACTACACCCTCACCAAGGCAAATAATCTAGTTTTAAACGTAGATGGTGCAATTGGGTCGCTTTTCTTGGATCTCCTAGCTGGTAGCGGAATGTTCACCAAACAAGAGGTTGACGAAATTGTGGGGATTGGCTATCTGAATGGGCTTTTTGTTTTGGCACGCTCCATTGGTCTGATAGG GCATACCTTTGACCAAAAGAGATTGAAACAGCCACTCTACCGCCATCCATGGGAAGATGTTCTGTACACAAAATGA